The Montipora capricornis isolate CH-2021 chromosome 1, ASM3666992v2, whole genome shotgun sequence genome contains a region encoding:
- the LOC138041645 gene encoding fibroblast growth factor 1-like: MNAFNFCTLLSVLLLALDSCHSAILKKNPQTRSLAESVHPTAGPGRLNVLSAFRQRPSVFRINSRIATLVTKNPSFEIAVRLFGKTQVFLQISEDGTVNGTTDCKSKYAELKLQSMDIGHQRIKAVATGRFVAMDKNGNLYSTATPNDETIFRETMQSTSFHTFASAKYYRTTLYDTFISIGRNGRARNGAATNSAQNKVKFIIFTGDSC, encoded by the exons ATGAACGCTTTCAACTTT TGTACACTTCTATCAGTTCTTCTCCTCGCGTTGGACTCGTGTCACTCGGCCATCCTTAAAAAGAATCCACAGACGAGATCACTGGCGGAGTCAGTCCATCCCACAGCAGGTCCCGGGAGATTGAACGTTCTTTCTGCTTTTCGTCAGAGACCGTCAGTTTTCAGAATCAATTCACGGATAGCCACACTAGTGACCAAGAACCCTTCTTTTGAAATCGCAGTGCGTCTTTTCGGGAAAACACAAGTGTTTCTCCAGATCTCTGAAGATGGTACGGTGAATGGGACCACTGACTGCAAAAGCAAATACG CCGAACTTAAGCTGCAATCGATGGATATAGGGCATCAACGTATCAAGGCAGTTGCAACTGGACGTTTCGTGGCAATGGACAAAAATGGCAACCTGTATTCTACG GCCACACCTAATGACGAAACGATCTTCAGGGAGACAATGCAAAGCACATCATTTCACACGTTTGCATCTGCAAAATATTACAGAACAACATTGTATGATACATTTATATCCATCGGAAGAAATGGAAGGGCTAGGAATGGAGCCGCGACCAACAGTGCTCAGAATAAAGTAAAGTTTATAATTTTTACAGGGGATAGTTGTTAA